One region of Xylanimonas ulmi genomic DNA includes:
- a CDS encoding glycosyltransferase family 2 protein, with product MTSPPSQRVLIVLPAWNEEAAIAAVLDEVATVLPWADLLVVNDGSTDDTAAVARSTGRATIVDLPLNLGVGGAMRAGYKYAHRQGYDVAIQLDADGQHDPADVPRLLAAMREHSADLVIGARFAGTGSYEVGGPRRWAMRLLSWVLSRVVGTRLTDTTSGFKASGPAAIEVFAQDYPAEYLGDTVEALVIAARAHLRVAQVGVEMRERAAGAPSHNPLKAAVYLGRVMLALVVAMSRPMKPLHEEAR from the coding sequence GTGACCTCCCCGCCCTCCCAGCGCGTCTTGATCGTGCTCCCAGCCTGGAACGAAGAGGCGGCGATCGCCGCCGTCCTGGACGAGGTCGCGACCGTGCTCCCGTGGGCGGACCTCCTCGTCGTCAACGACGGATCGACGGACGACACGGCCGCCGTCGCCCGCTCGACAGGCCGAGCGACGATCGTCGACCTTCCGCTCAACCTGGGGGTCGGGGGCGCGATGCGCGCGGGGTACAAGTACGCCCACCGGCAGGGCTACGACGTCGCGATCCAGTTGGACGCCGACGGGCAGCACGATCCCGCTGACGTGCCTCGCCTGCTCGCCGCCATGAGGGAGCACAGCGCCGATCTCGTGATCGGCGCCCGGTTCGCGGGGACCGGGTCCTACGAGGTCGGCGGACCGCGTCGCTGGGCGATGCGACTGCTCTCCTGGGTTCTGTCCCGTGTCGTCGGCACGCGCCTGACCGACACCACCTCCGGCTTCAAGGCCTCGGGCCCCGCCGCCATCGAGGTGTTCGCCCAGGACTACCCGGCGGAGTACCTCGGAGACACGGTCGAGGCCTTGGTCATCGCCGCTCGCGCGCACCTGAGGGTGGCGCAGGTCGGCGTCGAGATGCGCGAGCGCGCGGCGGGGGCGCCGTCGCACAACCCGCTCAAGGCGGCCGTGTACCTCGGGCGGGTCATGCTCGCCCTGGTCGTCGCGATGTCCCGTCCGATGAAGCCTCTGCACGAGGAGGCCCGATGA
- a CDS encoding oligosaccharide flippase family protein, which produces MSEQPAQPSLGANARVMLVSQVARYIIQFGAVAVLSRILTPADFGVYALVSAVVVIGSVFSDLGLTLSAIRAPELSHRQWSGLFWVNTALGGVLMVAVMALASPIAALMHNPSLTTYLVAVATVFLLGGASAQYRVALIRAGRYQALGLAEVVAPVLGVVVTLVVAIFIRGPWPLVIQQIAWAAFLLALSALAARRVPQRPRRGSGVRSLVTTGGALGLPLLIESLSNALAPLALGRTQPAAAVGAFSQASNIGNIVHLALGDSLTRVVVPAMSKAEGDEAFVRALHTARAAYVFSVGVLVMAVGGLAVPVVTILLGGNWLELTPRLLSIWAVGSFFQGVAFVLYWPLVGRGLARLQLRIDTPVRVLFILAVLVGAQVGVEFVAWMFLATAALRAIAYLAFVPRALGIGDLSYVRAAMPSLMAPPLVFAATRATTRLLADAPAVVQGLAGAGAMAVVVLMCSVVSPTVRADLRSTRNLVADVVGLGAGRA; this is translated from the coding sequence GTGAGTGAGCAGCCCGCGCAGCCCAGCCTCGGCGCGAACGCGCGCGTCATGCTGGTCTCGCAGGTCGCCCGCTACATCATCCAGTTCGGCGCCGTCGCGGTGCTCTCGCGCATCCTGACCCCGGCGGACTTCGGCGTCTACGCACTGGTCAGCGCCGTCGTCGTCATCGGCAGCGTCTTCAGCGATCTCGGCTTGACGCTCTCCGCGATCCGCGCGCCCGAACTCAGCCACCGCCAGTGGTCGGGCCTGTTCTGGGTCAACACGGCGCTCGGTGGAGTGCTCATGGTCGCCGTCATGGCGCTGGCGTCACCCATCGCCGCGCTCATGCACAACCCCAGCCTGACCACGTACCTCGTCGCCGTCGCGACCGTGTTCCTCTTGGGCGGCGCCTCGGCCCAGTACCGCGTCGCCTTGATTCGCGCGGGCCGGTATCAGGCGCTCGGCCTCGCCGAGGTCGTCGCCCCAGTGCTCGGCGTCGTGGTGACGCTTGTGGTGGCCATCTTCATCCGCGGCCCCTGGCCGCTGGTCATCCAGCAGATCGCCTGGGCGGCCTTCCTGCTCGCGCTCTCGGCGCTCGCCGCACGACGGGTGCCGCAGCGGCCCAGACGCGGCTCGGGAGTCCGCTCGCTTGTGACGACCGGCGGCGCGCTCGGCCTGCCGCTCCTCATCGAGTCGCTGTCGAACGCGCTCGCGCCGCTCGCGCTCGGGCGCACCCAACCCGCCGCAGCCGTGGGCGCGTTCTCGCAGGCGAGCAACATCGGCAATATCGTCCACCTCGCCCTCGGTGACTCGCTGACGCGCGTCGTCGTGCCGGCGATGTCGAAGGCCGAGGGCGACGAGGCGTTCGTCAGGGCGCTGCACACGGCGCGCGCGGCCTACGTCTTCAGCGTCGGAGTCCTGGTGATGGCGGTCGGTGGGCTCGCCGTCCCCGTCGTGACGATCCTCCTCGGCGGGAACTGGCTCGAACTCACGCCGCGGCTCTTGTCCATCTGGGCGGTCGGCAGCTTCTTCCAAGGAGTCGCCTTTGTCCTCTACTGGCCCTTGGTCGGCCGAGGGCTCGCGAGACTGCAGTTGCGGATCGACACGCCGGTCCGGGTGCTGTTCATCCTCGCCGTGCTCGTCGGTGCTCAGGTCGGCGTCGAGTTCGTCGCGTGGATGTTCCTGGCCACCGCGGCGCTGCGCGCGATCGCGTACCTCGCCTTCGTGCCTCGCGCGCTCGGGATCGGCGACTTGTCCTATGTGCGTGCGGCGATGCCGAGCCTGATGGCGCCGCCGCTCGTGTTCGCCGCCACGAGGGCGACCACACGCCTGCTGGCGGACGCGCCAGCGGTGGTGCAGGGCCTCGCGGGCGCCGGGGCGATGGCTGTCGTCGTGCTCATGTGCTCGGTCGTCTCGCCGACGGTTCGGGCGGACCTGCGCTCGACCCGTAACCTTGTCGCCGACGTCGTCGGACTGGGAGCGGGCAGGGCATGA
- a CDS encoding DUF2142 domain-containing protein, producing the protein MSALRRLTRARNHASTPLRAAALVLGALLVVVAWATASPPGSSPDEDFHLTSIWCPTPLGRACETKIGPDGYTAVQAPQMVISSAVCTAFHPENSGACVKTLTTDPTWSNRLDDGQYPGGFYDVMHVFVGDDVARSVTIMRVVNGLLAIVLFAAVTMLSPPEGRRALVYGHLTVAVPMAVYLIASVNPSSWAITGVAVAWAALHGYLTQPERRRRVGLAALAVGAAVVAATARADAGAFLGVIAVGAVALHFTAVRGRLRLAALPTAVAVIGAAGFASASQAGAVTSGMGGYAQLGDRALLISNIKGLPQLLLGSQMDPLNWVDTPVPAITWVPIVLVIAALAFLGLRVTDVPKRVALLGLVGVYAALPLLLLQLSGAHVGTEVQARYLTPLLPAIMTAALWDPVRRGIPRLSRPQTVLAYAAMVVGHSAVLHTQIRRYVTGLDVGGVNLNDAVEWWGSPVSPVATWILGSFGFAALAVALFLVARPERSEPATVAAHA; encoded by the coding sequence ATGAGTGCCCTGAGGCGACTGACGCGCGCCCGAAACCACGCGTCCACGCCTCTGCGCGCTGCCGCGCTCGTCCTCGGCGCCCTCCTCGTGGTCGTCGCATGGGCGACCGCCTCCCCGCCGGGAAGTTCACCCGATGAAGACTTTCACCTCACATCGATCTGGTGTCCGACACCTCTGGGGCGCGCGTGCGAGACCAAGATCGGCCCGGACGGCTACACCGCCGTCCAGGCGCCGCAGATGGTGATCTCCTCGGCGGTCTGCACGGCGTTCCACCCCGAGAACTCGGGCGCCTGTGTCAAGACGCTGACGACGGACCCGACGTGGTCGAACCGCCTCGATGACGGCCAGTACCCGGGCGGCTTCTACGACGTCATGCACGTGTTCGTCGGCGACGACGTCGCCAGATCCGTCACCATCATGCGCGTGGTCAACGGCCTGCTCGCCATCGTGCTCTTCGCGGCCGTCACCATGCTCTCCCCGCCCGAGGGGCGCCGCGCGCTGGTCTACGGCCATCTCACCGTGGCGGTCCCGATGGCCGTCTACCTGATCGCCTCCGTCAACCCCTCCAGCTGGGCGATCACCGGGGTCGCGGTCGCGTGGGCCGCGCTGCACGGGTACCTCACGCAGCCGGAGCGTCGGCGCCGCGTGGGCCTCGCGGCGCTCGCGGTGGGCGCCGCCGTCGTCGCGGCCACCGCTCGCGCCGACGCCGGCGCCTTCCTCGGCGTGATCGCCGTCGGCGCCGTGGCGCTGCACTTCACGGCGGTGCGCGGCCGCCTGCGCCTGGCGGCGCTCCCGACGGCCGTCGCCGTCATCGGCGCCGCGGGATTCGCGTCCGCGAGCCAAGCCGGGGCGGTGACCAGCGGCATGGGCGGCTACGCGCAGCTCGGCGACCGCGCGCTGCTCATCTCCAACATCAAGGGACTGCCGCAGCTGCTGCTCGGCTCGCAGATGGACCCCCTCAACTGGGTGGACACCCCGGTGCCCGCGATCACCTGGGTCCCGATCGTGCTGGTCATCGCGGCGCTCGCGTTCCTCGGGCTGCGGGTCACCGACGTCCCCAAACGCGTCGCGCTGCTGGGTCTCGTCGGCGTCTACGCCGCGCTCCCCCTGCTGCTCCTGCAGCTGTCGGGCGCGCATGTCGGCACGGAGGTGCAAGCGCGCTACCTCACCCCCCTGCTCCCGGCGATCATGACCGCCGCCCTCTGGGACCCGGTGCGACGCGGCATCCCGCGTCTGAGCCGGCCCCAGACCGTGCTCGCCTACGCGGCGATGGTCGTCGGCCACAGCGCCGTGCTGCACACCCAGATCCGGCGCTACGTCACCGGGCTCGACGTGGGTGGCGTCAATCTCAACGACGCCGTCGAGTGGTGGGGGTCGCCCGTCTCACCCGTGGCCACTTGGATTCTGGGCAGCTTCGGCTTCGCCGCGCTCGCGGTCGCCCTCTTCCTGGTGGCACGCCCCGAGAGGTCCGAGCCCGCCACCGTGGCCGCTCACGCGTAG
- a CDS encoding DMT family transporter produces MTTLLATTLRAQQIRRYRSRGITVAVVSGVFYGLYSAFISLAMATGGWSDWAAGAAVSAFAAVYLLGILAAGLNDLLSGVWALVIGGARGKFRDTLRVARTRPGRVLMACAIIGGPIGTVAYILALQLGGAAIIPITALCPAFGAILSRILFKQPLRPIMIVGIAVCLGATCLIAYSAGSAPGSDVILGLVLAFVAALAWAVEGAVAGMGTAVVDYEIAITIRQWTSGLITLFIVLPAVALIGGELGTATEMIGLTLSSPMTLLVVAVSGLFALYAFGLWYRGNGMCGTALGMACNGTYSFWGPLFCWLLLGVSFGMAGWGIAPIAWVGAVLMSVGILLVATNPLEWLRAARARVPGGVA; encoded by the coding sequence ATGACTACATTGCTCGCCACCACGCTGCGAGCCCAGCAGATCCGCCGGTATAGAAGCCGCGGAATCACGGTCGCCGTCGTCTCGGGCGTCTTCTACGGGCTCTACTCCGCCTTCATCTCGCTCGCGATGGCGACCGGTGGGTGGAGTGACTGGGCGGCGGGCGCTGCGGTCAGCGCATTCGCGGCCGTCTACCTGCTCGGCATCCTGGCCGCCGGCCTCAACGACCTGCTGAGCGGTGTGTGGGCGCTGGTCATCGGCGGCGCGCGCGGTAAGTTCCGCGACACGCTGCGAGTCGCGCGGACGAGGCCCGGCCGTGTGCTGATGGCCTGCGCGATCATCGGCGGCCCGATCGGGACCGTCGCGTACATCCTCGCGCTCCAACTCGGCGGTGCGGCGATCATCCCGATCACGGCGCTGTGTCCCGCGTTCGGCGCGATCCTGTCCCGCATCCTGTTCAAGCAGCCGCTGCGGCCGATCATGATCGTCGGCATCGCGGTCTGCTTGGGTGCGACGTGTCTGATCGCGTACTCGGCGGGCTCCGCTCCGGGCAGCGACGTCATCCTGGGCCTTGTGCTCGCCTTCGTCGCGGCCCTCGCCTGGGCAGTCGAGGGCGCGGTCGCGGGTATGGGCACGGCCGTCGTCGACTATGAGATCGCCATCACGATCCGTCAGTGGACGAGCGGCCTGATCACGCTCTTCATCGTCTTGCCAGCCGTCGCGCTGATCGGCGGAGAGCTCGGCACAGCGACCGAGATGATCGGGCTGACGCTCTCCAGCCCGATGACGCTGCTCGTCGTCGCCGTCTCGGGGCTCTTCGCGCTCTACGCCTTCGGTCTGTGGTATCGAGGCAATGGAATGTGCGGCACGGCGCTTGGAATGGCGTGCAATGGCACGTACTCCTTCTGGGGCCCGCTGTTCTGCTGGCTGCTGCTCGGTGTCTCGTTCGGCATGGCGGGGTGGGGCATCGCGCCCATCGCCTGGGTTGGCGCCGTCCTGATGAGCGTCGGCATCCTGCTTGTGGCCACCAACCCGCTTGAGTGGCTGCGCGCCGCTCGTGCCCGAGTCCCCGGAGGCGTCGCATGA
- a CDS encoding DUF2304 domain-containing protein, which translates to MSPGYWFAVTICAILLVTLVVLLRRRRLKEKYAALWFTLAVGVCVIGAIPPLAGWLSRLVGVETPSNLLFAAAIFVLLLVCIQLSLEVSSLEESARTVAEEHALLRQECEELRDEMRALGRAARAGPNGAGGPA; encoded by the coding sequence ATGAGCCCCGGCTACTGGTTCGCCGTCACGATCTGCGCGATCCTGCTCGTCACGCTGGTGGTGCTGCTGCGACGGCGCCGTCTGAAGGAGAAGTACGCGGCGCTGTGGTTCACCCTGGCGGTCGGAGTCTGCGTGATCGGCGCGATCCCGCCGCTCGCCGGGTGGCTCTCGCGACTGGTCGGCGTCGAGACACCGAGCAACCTGTTGTTCGCCGCGGCGATCTTCGTGCTTCTGCTGGTGTGCATCCAGTTGAGCCTCGAAGTGTCGAGCCTGGAGGAGTCGGCGCGCACCGTGGCCGAGGAGCACGCACTGTTGCGCCAGGAGTGCGAGGAGCTGCGTGACGAAATGCGCGCGCTCGGCCGCGCGGCCCGGGCGGGACCGAACGGTGCCGGCGGCCCCGCCTGA
- a CDS encoding NTP transferase domain-containing protein encodes MNLDRRPLAGPDAGVDPAVLLLRAVGERRTRTASQRKLAVLLGWDRSQVRARVADAVGAGLLVQVDDYVQLSPAGFSFLEPYRVRNAIILAAGTGSRLLPLTFERHKGLTPVRGEPMIERQIRQLHARGVENVVVVTGYLADSLEYLSGRPGVITVHNPEFQDKNNLASLFRAADQLGGTYLLVADNWMDENIFRPWETHSWMWCEHTDDPTPEWIVDTASDGRITDIHIGGAGGWFLAGPAYLTPELAQDFAPLVVDYYHRDGSDDFYWEDVLRRELGSLPPIYAEHASRRVVHEFETVEELRQFDRSYLFDIDDPCLTTISTIFGVPQHEITGFKPIKTGMTNTSFVFAVDGVDYVYRRPGAGTDELISRQDEKRSYEAVAELGISDEIVHFDAASGVKVSRFYEGSAIVDPFNDDQVARSMRLLREFHDAQVTTPHRFDIRERLAAYFDLLEQDDLDKARELKPYMRQAARLDGVRVGLGVPEVLCHIDYVFANILTLPSGEMRVIDWEYSGAADPLIDVAMFSIYALYDRAHIDRALEHYLGRSATVEEALRVYLHVALAGLLWSLWAYFKAARGETFGEYPEQMLQYFTAYYRIITSEGTFDDYIARHHAASPADPPV; translated from the coding sequence GTGAATCTCGACAGACGTCCCCTCGCAGGCCCTGACGCGGGTGTCGACCCCGCGGTCCTGCTGCTGCGGGCCGTCGGCGAGCGCCGGACGAGGACGGCGTCGCAGCGAAAGCTCGCCGTCCTGCTGGGGTGGGACCGTTCGCAGGTGCGCGCGCGGGTTGCCGACGCCGTTGGGGCGGGGTTGCTCGTCCAAGTCGACGACTATGTGCAGTTGTCGCCTGCTGGATTCTCCTTCTTGGAGCCGTACCGGGTTCGCAACGCGATCATCCTTGCGGCGGGCACCGGGTCGCGGCTGCTTCCCTTGACGTTTGAGAGGCACAAGGGCCTGACTCCCGTCCGGGGGGAGCCGATGATCGAGCGGCAGATCCGGCAACTGCACGCGCGCGGGGTCGAGAACGTCGTCGTCGTCACGGGGTACCTGGCCGACTCGCTCGAATACCTCTCCGGGCGCCCGGGCGTCATCACGGTCCACAACCCGGAGTTTCAGGACAAGAACAACCTCGCGAGCCTCTTCCGGGCGGCCGATCAGTTGGGCGGCACGTACCTGCTCGTCGCCGACAACTGGATGGACGAGAACATCTTCCGGCCGTGGGAGACGCACAGTTGGATGTGGTGCGAGCACACCGACGACCCGACGCCGGAGTGGATCGTCGACACCGCGTCGGACGGTCGGATCACCGACATCCACATCGGCGGCGCCGGTGGGTGGTTCCTTGCTGGCCCCGCGTACCTCACGCCAGAGCTTGCCCAGGACTTCGCGCCGCTCGTCGTCGACTACTACCACCGGGACGGGTCGGACGACTTCTACTGGGAGGACGTGCTGCGCCGTGAGCTGGGCAGTCTGCCGCCCATCTACGCGGAGCACGCGTCGCGTCGCGTCGTGCATGAGTTCGAGACCGTCGAGGAGTTGCGCCAGTTCGACCGGTCCTACCTCTTCGACATCGACGATCCGTGCCTGACGACCATCTCCACCATCTTCGGAGTGCCGCAGCACGAGATCACCGGCTTCAAGCCGATCAAGACCGGCATGACGAACACCAGCTTCGTCTTCGCGGTCGATGGCGTCGACTACGTCTACCGCCGGCCCGGCGCCGGGACTGACGAGCTCATCAGCCGTCAGGACGAGAAGCGCAGCTACGAGGCGGTCGCCGAACTCGGGATCTCCGACGAGATCGTCCATTTCGACGCCGCGAGTGGGGTCAAGGTCTCCCGGTTCTACGAGGGCTCGGCGATCGTCGACCCGTTCAACGACGACCAGGTCGCGCGCTCCATGCGCCTGCTGCGAGAGTTCCACGACGCGCAGGTCACCACGCCGCACCGCTTCGACATCCGCGAGCGCCTCGCCGCGTATTTCGACCTCCTGGAGCAGGACGACCTCGACAAGGCTCGCGAGCTCAAGCCGTACATGCGCCAGGCCGCTCGGCTCGACGGGGTACGGGTCGGCCTCGGTGTGCCTGAGGTGCTGTGCCACATCGACTACGTCTTCGCCAACATCCTGACGCTGCCAAGCGGCGAGATGCGCGTCATCGACTGGGAGTACAGCGGTGCGGCCGACCCCCTGATCGACGTCGCGATGTTCTCCATCTATGCCCTGTATGACCGTGCGCACATCGACCGTGCGCTCGAGCACTACCTCGGCCGGTCCGCCACGGTCGAAGAGGCATTGCGCGTCTACCTGCACGTCGCGCTCGCGGGCCTGCTGTGGAGCCTGTGGGCCTACTTCAAAGCGGCCCGCGGCGAGACTTTCGGGGAGTATCCCGAGCAGATGCTGCAGTACTTCACGGCCTACTACCGGATCATCACGAGTGAGGGCACTTTCGATGACTACATTGCTCGCCACCACGCTGCGAGCCCAGCAGATCCGCCGGTATAG
- a CDS encoding LicD family protein yields the protein MPDRRLVGEDELRAIQVDILETIDRICREHGIEYTIAFGTLLGAIRHGGYIPWDDDIDIELTRDGYERLIALLATELPEHLSLLHRSARPTYLPFAKVYDNRTEFTSRLDMMNRGTGVFVDIFPVDAVPDDADERQRFHQSIIKASTHLAASNDHGVDYSSASRMAYRLAKLVLWLPAHLRHRGQWRRLAADADLLMQRFNTEQTTECGFLGMLTVPVVVPRSLYAQYEDVLFEGRTLRKLVDHDTYLRRQYGDYMELPPQGQRVNHSYYRWFWKPGYRE from the coding sequence ATGCCTGACCGGCGCCTGGTCGGCGAGGACGAGCTTCGCGCGATTCAGGTCGACATCCTGGAGACGATCGACCGCATCTGCCGCGAGCACGGCATCGAGTACACGATCGCGTTCGGCACGCTGCTCGGCGCGATCCGGCACGGCGGATACATCCCGTGGGACGACGACATCGACATCGAGTTGACGCGCGACGGGTACGAGCGCCTCATCGCGCTGCTGGCGACCGAACTGCCCGAACACCTCTCGCTGCTGCACCGCAGCGCGCGCCCGACATATCTGCCGTTCGCCAAGGTGTACGACAACCGCACCGAGTTCACCAGCAGACTCGACATGATGAACCGTGGCACCGGCGTCTTCGTCGACATCTTCCCCGTCGACGCCGTCCCCGACGACGCTGACGAGCGCCAGCGGTTTCACCAGAGCATCATCAAGGCGTCAACCCACCTCGCGGCGTCGAACGATCACGGCGTCGACTACTCGAGCGCCTCCCGGATGGCCTACCGGCTCGCCAAACTGGTGCTGTGGCTGCCCGCGCACCTGCGCCACCGGGGCCAGTGGCGACGTCTGGCGGCCGACGCCGACCTGCTGATGCAACGCTTCAACACCGAGCAGACGACGGAGTGCGGGTTCCTCGGCATGTTGACCGTCCCTGTCGTGGTTCCCCGCAGCCTTTACGCGCAGTATGAGGACGTGCTTTTCGAGGGCCGCACCCTGCGCAAGCTTGTCGATCACGACACGTACCTGCGCCGCCAGTACGGCGACTATATGGAGCTTCCGCCGCAGGGCCAGCGGGTCAACCACTCCTACTACCGATGGTTCTGGAAACCTGGATATCGTGAGTGA
- a CDS encoding glycosyltransferase family 2 protein: MSAPRVRAVVVTWNGAHLLPECLDSLLAQDLPPGQLEVLVVDNASADGTAALLADRYPQVRVLTLPQNRGFAGGVAAGTADVLAAQAGGALPEFVALLNNDARFEPDAVRLLVAAADAAEAAGERVGAVTATVLLAERDDDGRVLVNSTGNILTASGAAADRDYRVPLDEARPTREVFGFNGGAALLRTSALREAGGFDASLFLYYEDTDLSWSMREHGWTIIHEHAARAHHRHMASTGGGASPVFRYYNTRNSLIVVTRHAGGVRALHSLARQSAGALTRLVRRDEAQAVNRARWRALGAYLVWLSHGRRPRSPQ, from the coding sequence GTGAGCGCGCCGCGCGTGCGCGCGGTCGTCGTCACCTGGAACGGCGCCCACCTGCTGCCCGAGTGCCTCGACTCGCTGCTCGCCCAGGACCTGCCCCCCGGACAGCTCGAGGTGCTGGTGGTGGACAACGCGAGCGCCGACGGCACTGCGGCGCTGCTCGCCGACCGCTACCCCCAGGTCCGTGTGCTCACCCTGCCCCAGAACCGAGGCTTCGCGGGCGGCGTCGCGGCGGGCACGGCGGACGTGCTCGCGGCTCAGGCGGGTGGGGCGCTGCCCGAGTTCGTCGCGCTGCTCAACAACGACGCCCGGTTCGAGCCGGACGCCGTCCGACTCCTGGTCGCGGCCGCGGACGCGGCCGAGGCGGCCGGAGAGCGCGTGGGGGCGGTGACCGCGACGGTGCTACTCGCCGAGCGCGACGACGACGGACGGGTGCTGGTCAACTCGACGGGCAACATCCTCACCGCGTCGGGGGCGGCGGCCGACCGCGACTACCGCGTCCCCCTCGACGAGGCACGTCCCACACGCGAGGTGTTCGGCTTCAACGGCGGCGCGGCGCTTCTGCGGACGTCCGCGCTGCGCGAGGCGGGCGGGTTCGACGCGAGCCTGTTCCTCTACTACGAGGACACCGACCTGTCGTGGAGCATGCGTGAGCACGGCTGGACGATCATCCACGAGCACGCGGCGCGGGCCCACCACCGGCACATGGCGTCGACGGGCGGTGGCGCCAGTCCGGTGTTCCGGTACTACAACACCCGCAACTCCCTGATCGTCGTCACGCGGCACGCCGGAGGGGTCCGCGCGCTGCACAGTCTCGCGCGCCAGAGCGCAGGGGCGCTGACGCGCCTGGTGCGGCGCGATGAGGCCCAGGCCGTCAACCGGGCTCGCTGGCGCGCACTGGGCGCCTATCTTGTCTGGCTGTCGCACGGTCGCCGCCCACGTTCGCCCCAGTGA
- a CDS encoding glycosyltransferase family 4 protein, which translates to MVSSYPPAIGGLERHIADLAEELASLGHTVGVFTLAPRSRPMRRENGVEVCRYAEIVRVGDVLGLPTAPALRRLREEVKAWRPDAISVHTRFFPPTWFGVLLARRLGVPSVLTEHGSGHVVSESTLVHVASRVVDGTLGRWALRRASLVLGISRGATAFVDRLAGRRAVLFQNAVRLSAGASGGPHPERIVFLGRMVGGKGWDTFLEVAGELRRRGVAFDAVMLGDGPELEQARAEVARLALADVVDVRGGVSHAEVYEALRSAVLVNPTLLAEGFQTTVMEAVAAGGRVVTYAGSQSGEALVEDGAPVTIVPRGDKAALCEAVLAELAQPSAPFAAERFAQWTWPERAREYEALLAGLTAGQPGRD; encoded by the coding sequence ATGGTGAGCAGCTACCCGCCCGCCATCGGAGGGCTTGAGCGTCACATCGCCGACCTTGCCGAAGAGCTCGCGAGCCTCGGCCACACGGTCGGGGTCTTCACGCTCGCGCCGCGCTCGCGGCCGATGCGGCGTGAGAACGGTGTTGAGGTCTGCCGTTACGCCGAGATCGTGCGGGTGGGCGACGTGCTCGGTTTGCCCACCGCGCCGGCACTGCGTCGGCTGCGCGAGGAGGTCAAGGCATGGCGTCCTGACGCGATCTCGGTGCATACGCGGTTCTTCCCGCCCACGTGGTTCGGCGTCCTGCTGGCACGACGCCTCGGGGTCCCCTCCGTTCTGACAGAGCATGGAAGCGGTCACGTCGTCTCCGAGTCCACGCTCGTGCACGTGGCCAGTCGGGTGGTTGACGGGACGCTCGGGCGGTGGGCGCTGAGAAGGGCGTCGCTCGTGCTCGGGATCTCACGAGGGGCCACTGCGTTCGTGGACCGGCTCGCCGGGCGGCGGGCGGTCCTCTTCCAGAACGCAGTGCGGCTGAGCGCGGGCGCGTCGGGAGGGCCGCACCCCGAGCGCATCGTCTTCCTCGGGCGCATGGTCGGCGGCAAGGGCTGGGATACCTTCCTTGAGGTCGCGGGTGAGTTGCGCCGTCGAGGTGTCGCCTTCGACGCGGTCATGCTGGGTGACGGGCCTGAGTTGGAGCAGGCTCGCGCCGAGGTCGCCCGGCTCGCCCTCGCCGATGTCGTCGATGTGCGGGGAGGCGTCTCGCACGCCGAGGTCTATGAGGCGTTGCGGTCAGCGGTGCTCGTCAACCCGACCCTGCTGGCCGAGGGCTTTCAGACCACCGTCATGGAGGCCGTCGCGGCCGGGGGGCGCGTGGTCACCTACGCCGGGTCGCAGAGCGGCGAGGCGCTTGTCGAGGACGGCGCTCCCGTGACGATCGTGCCCCGTGGCGACAAGGCCGCGCTGTGCGAGGCGGTGTTGGCCGAGCTGGCACAGCCGAGCGCGCCGTTCGCCGCCGAGCGCTTCGCACAGTGGACCTGGCCGGAGCGCGCCCGAGAGTATGAGGCGCTGCTTGCGGGCCTGACCGCGGGGCAGCCCGGCCGCGACTGA